A portion of the Glandiceps talaboti chromosome 13, keGlaTala1.1, whole genome shotgun sequence genome contains these proteins:
- the LOC144444996 gene encoding neuronal acetylcholine receptor subunit beta-3-like, translated as MCTCVVHADEEAMLLNKLLSDYNKLTRPVDKRNESVEVVVDLVIVKLVDVDVKHKVVKADTIFRQVWHDKRLSWNASHHNGVDNLFITPEKIWLPNIILANTYDGKVSPPLPPLVKVHANGTVISTSIGSLQSHCYLDLENFPFDHQTCAFRFISHLYTCKEVTLTLGKQFETDRGILHVNYEWNIVKRSAKMASTFFVTPDKQCAVFFIIEMERKYHYYLMMIVVPSTVISFLSLCSFCLPPECGERLSLGFTLLVALSVYQLLVGDMLPSNSKVPAALGTFILCNMLVVSSAIVWSILMINLKKTAMVGCRPPPSIVKVLHSKSSLFCRREQKTTDGCLEMNLESLSHMYDNTVEVGDGETMMDSTLKNSQISSVSQTGKQMKTSGSMVNMITQHEHKPSQDQKKYDEEFYWNFLLKIIDRTLLFLNLIGFVTILLYYIILPAVGYKS; from the exons atgtgtacatgtgttgtacATGCCGATGAGGAAGCAATGCTATTGAATAAACTATTGTCAGATTACAACAAACTGACCAGACCAGTGGACAAGAGAAATGAAAGCGTTGAAGTAGTGGTAGACTTGGTTATTGTTAAGCTAGTAGATGTG GATGTAAAGCATAAAGTCGTCAAAGCTGACACAATCTTCAGACAA GTCTGGCATGACAAACGTCTTAGTTGGAATGCCTCGCATCATAATGGCgttgataatttattcattactcCTGAAAAGATTTGGCTTCCAAACATTATCCTCGCCAATAC GTATGATGGTAAAGTTAGTCCTCCACTGCCACCACTGGTAAAAGTTCACGCCAATGGCACTGTGATCAGTACAAGTATTGGTTCCTTACAGAGTCATTGCTACCTTGACCTTGAGAACTTTCCTTTTGATCATCAGACCTGCGCATTTCGTTTTATATCTCACCTGTATACCTGTAAGGAAGTAACACTAACCTTAGGCAAACAATTTGAGACAGACCGAGGAATACTGCACGTAAACTATGAATGGAATATAGTGAAGAGGTCTGCGAAAATGGCATCTACCTTTTTCGTGACGCCGGATAAGCAATGTGCAGTTTTCTTTATCATCGAGATGGAGAGAAAATACCATTACTACCTAATGATGATTGTTGTTCCAAGTACCGTTATCAGTTTCTTGTCACTGTGTTCCTTCTGTCTGCCTCCAGAATGTGGAGAAAGACTTAGTCTTGGCTTTACTCTACTGGTTGCATTGAGTGTCTATCAACTTCTTGTTGGCGATATGCTACCCTCTAATTCCAAAGTTCCTGCTGCACTTGGCACGTTTATCCTCTGTAACATGTTGGTCGTCTCTTCAGCGATTGTTTGGTCCATATTGATGATAAATCTGAAGAAGACTGCAATGGTAGGATGTCGTCCACCACCTTCTATCGTAAAAGTCTTGCACAGTAAGAGCTCTCTCTTTTGTCGACGTGAGCAGAAAACTACTGATGGTTGCCTAGAGATGAACCTGGAAAGTCTCTCTCATATGTATGACAATACAGTTGAAGTAGGCGATGGTGAAACTATGATGGATTCGACTTTAAAGAATTCCCAGATCAGCAGTGTGTCACAAACAGGAAAGCAGATGAAAACAAGTGGGTCGATGGTGAATATGATAACTCAACATGAGCACAAACCCTCTCAAGATCAAAAG AAGTATGATGAAGAATTTTACTGGAACTTCTTGCTGAAGATTATTGATCGAACTCTTCtctttttaaatttgattggttttgtCACCATCCTCttgtattatatcatattacctGCAGTTGGATACAAGTCCTGA